From the Lathyrus oleraceus cultivar Zhongwan6 chromosome 4, CAAS_Psat_ZW6_1.0, whole genome shotgun sequence genome, one window contains:
- the LOC127136314 gene encoding putative F-box protein At3g16210 codes for MDWNMNKHKHVTVVAGTNEKVKLRKELHIHEDVAISILLKLCIKSLRRFECVCKSWSLLFDNPNFMTLYRNVFLTKELPYYDHTSLLLHGVFTPPEVPYEDEIFELYSVCGDRYENKVKLEWPRVKYDQPISVYTLFKQNEYNYVPNFNILGSDSVNGTLCLLPPFLQKTLVLWNPSINDFKVVPPRFVNDDHFAHIHVGFGYDRHTDDYKVICHGQIFSRKNIWEIYSLRTNSWRLLNLNMHHAFMDKQQLYMDGLSHWMCLGETPYERYLLSFDWSNEVFITTWVPSDIDDNFVPLVRKHFVLLKGSIALILNFEETATFHISVLGEISIKESWTKMFIIGPIPCLRYPIGEGKKGDMIFVKEDGGLVSVNLNTQTAEELGFKTKRFCKILNLRENLLPFEGEE; via the coding sequence ATGGATTGGAACATGAACAAGCACAAGCACGTGACTGTGGTTGCAGGGACGAATGAAAAGGTAAAGTTAAGAAAAGAACTACACATACATGAAGATGTTGCGATTTCCATTCTATTAAAATTGTGTATTAAATCTTTGAGGAGATTTGAATGTGTTTGCAAATCATGGTCCCTCTTGTTTGATAATCCTAATTTCATGACTTTGTACCGCAATGTTTTCTTAACAAAGGAACTTCCTTATTATGATCATACATCTCTTCTTCTACATGGGGTGTTTACTCCTCCGGAAGTTCCCTATGAAGATGAAATATTTGAATTGTATTCTGTTTGTGGGGATAGGTATGAGAATAAGGTTAAATTAGAGTGGCCAAGGGTGAAATATGATCAACCAATATCTGTATATACTCTTTTTAAACAAAATGAGTATAATTATGTTCCTAATTTTAACATTTTAGGTTCAGATAGTGTTAATGGGACCCTTTGTCTACTCCCACCATTCCTACAGAAAACCCTTGTACTGTGGAATCCATCTATTAATGACTTTAAGGTCGTTCCACCTAGGTTTGTTAATGATGATCATTTTGCTCATATTCATGTTGGGTTTGGTTATGACCGTCATACAGACGACTATAAAGTGATATGTCATGGACAAATATTTAGTAGGAAAAATATTTGGGAGATATATAGTCTACGAACTAACTCTTGGAGATTACTCAATCTTAATATGCATCACGCTTTTATGGACAAACAGCAATTGTACATGGATGGACTCTCTCATTGGATGTGCCTAGGTGAAACACCTTACGAAAGATATTTGTTGTCATTTGACTGGAGCAATGAAGTTTTCATTACGACATGGGTACCCTCAGACATTGATGACAACTTTGTGCCATTAGTAAGGAAACACTTTGTGTTATTGAAGGGCTCTATTGCTTTGATCTTAAATTTCGAAGAGACGGCTACTTTTCACATTTCAGTTTTGGGAGAAATTAGTATAAAGGAATCATGGACTAAAATGTTTATTATAGGGCCCATCCCTTGCCTTAGGTATCCTATTGGAGAGGGAAAGAAGGGTGATATGATCTTCGTTAAAGAAGATGGTGGACTGGTTTCGGTCAACTTAAATACCCAAACGGCTGAGGAACTTGGTTTTAAAACAAAAAGATTTTGTAAGATACTAAATCTTAGAGAAAACCTTCTTCCGTTTGAAGGGGAAGAGTAA